In Aureibaculum algae, the following are encoded in one genomic region:
- a CDS encoding efflux transporter outer membrane subunit yields MKSILKYKNLGKTILLGLVLLTLQSCFVAKDYTRSEVPETEALYRTENLPTDSLSIADVSWETLFTDSYLKEYIKEGLQNNMDVRIAIQQMAMAQAYAKQGKAGYLPSVNIGANVTHQELSKNSQFGAFLTNTSTDQYDLTANLSWEADIWGKIRSNKRATQAAYLQSVSGHQAVKTQLISSIANTYYNLLALDAQLEVTKETIATRDRSVTTIKALKEAGQVTQVAVDQNIAQFNSAKALQVDIETAIFKTENTLSILLGKAPQHFERNTLTVQKIDQEIQLGVPATLLSNRPDVMAAEYGLIQSFELTNVARSNFYPSLTLTASGGFQSLELDQLLNANSLFANIVGGLTQPLFNQRKLKTQKEVAIAQQEQALLQFKKSLLIAGSEVSNALFSYESETKKYEFRKNEVEALRAAESNSEELLKNGYANYLDLLTARQSALSAELNIIDSQLQQLVSVVDLYEALGGGWK; encoded by the coding sequence ATGAAATCTATTTTAAAATATAAAAATTTAGGTAAAACAATTCTATTAGGACTCGTTTTACTAACACTACAAAGTTGTTTTGTAGCAAAAGATTATACCAGATCAGAAGTGCCAGAAACCGAAGCACTTTATCGAACAGAAAATTTGCCAACTGATAGTTTGTCTATAGCAGATGTATCATGGGAGACCTTATTTACAGACAGTTATTTGAAAGAATATATAAAAGAAGGTCTACAAAATAATATGGATGTTAGAATAGCCATTCAACAAATGGCTATGGCTCAAGCCTATGCAAAACAAGGTAAGGCAGGGTATTTACCTTCAGTTAATATTGGTGCAAATGTAACGCATCAAGAACTTTCTAAAAACAGTCAGTTTGGTGCATTTTTAACGAATACTTCTACTGATCAATATGATCTTACTGCGAACCTTTCTTGGGAAGCAGATATTTGGGGAAAAATAAGAAGTAATAAAAGAGCAACTCAAGCAGCTTATTTACAAAGTGTGTCGGGTCATCAAGCAGTTAAAACGCAGTTGATTTCAAGTATTGCAAATACCTATTATAACTTATTAGCTCTTGATGCTCAATTGGAAGTTACTAAAGAAACCATTGCAACTAGGGATCGTAGTGTTACCACAATCAAAGCTTTAAAAGAAGCTGGACAAGTAACGCAAGTTGCTGTTGACCAAAATATTGCACAATTTAATAGTGCAAAAGCATTACAAGTAGATATTGAAACAGCTATTTTTAAAACAGAAAATACGCTTAGTATTTTATTAGGTAAAGCACCTCAACATTTTGAAAGAAATACTTTAACCGTTCAGAAAATAGATCAAGAAATTCAACTTGGTGTGCCAGCAACATTACTTAGTAATAGACCTGATGTTATGGCAGCAGAGTATGGTTTAATTCAGTCTTTTGAGTTAACTAATGTTGCGAGAAGTAACTTTTATCCTTCTTTAACATTAACAGCTTCTGGTGGGTTTCAAAGTTTAGAATTAGACCAATTACTAAATGCGAATTCATTATTTGCCAATATCGTTGGTGGTTTAACTCAACCTCTTTTTAATCAGCGAAAGCTTAAAACACAAAAGGAAGTTGCTATTGCTCAACAAGAACAAGCATTACTTCAATTCAAAAAATCATTATTAATTGCAGGTAGTGAAGTTTCTAACGCATTATTTTCATATGAATCTGAAACTAAAAAATATGAATTTAGAAAGAATGAAGTGGAGGCCTTACGTGCTGCAGAATCAAACTCAGAAGAGTTACTTAAAAATGGTTATGCAAACTATTTAGATTTATTAACAGCAAGACAAAGTGCCTTAAGTGCAGAGCTTAATATTATAGATAGTCAGTTACAACAATTGGTGTCAGTTGTTGACTTGTACGAAGCTCTCGGTGGTGGGTGGAAATAA
- a CDS encoding universal stress protein, translating to MDSILVATHFSKTSNNAVLYAASLAQLFNSKLILFNAFKLPVHAANTWISASSMDELIDKSKEKLKKKALMLSEKFNIEVEYHCSYVNLEDEIDSLMKLNNSKFLVIGMSAKSMEQNLLGNPTTTLISMKKFPVLAIPVSAKFSGIHKIIFACDVMQDLPLRVLAKLRQIAIVLKSEVTVFYVENKINELILENKAHETIEKGLENVTYFYKKVNSDAVIKEIEKEIVKSNFDLLVMIPKKYGFWESIVHKSKTRVMASGLNIPLLSIPIE from the coding sequence ATGGACTCAATTTTAGTTGCAACACATTTTTCTAAAACATCGAATAATGCAGTATTATACGCGGCGTCATTAGCTCAACTATTTAATTCAAAACTTATACTTTTTAATGCTTTCAAGTTACCAGTTCATGCTGCAAACACATGGATATCAGCATCTTCTATGGACGAATTGATCGATAAAAGTAAAGAAAAGTTAAAGAAGAAAGCTTTAATGTTATCCGAAAAATTTAACATTGAGGTTGAATATCACTGTAGTTATGTGAATTTAGAAGATGAAATAGATTCGTTAATGAAATTAAATAACTCAAAATTTTTAGTTATCGGAATGTCAGCCAAATCTATGGAACAGAATTTACTTGGAAATCCGACTACAACCTTAATTAGTATGAAAAAATTTCCTGTATTGGCAATTCCTGTTTCTGCCAAATTTTCAGGAATACATAAAATTATTTTTGCCTGTGATGTAATGCAAGACCTCCCCTTAAGAGTATTAGCAAAATTAAGACAAATAGCTATCGTGCTTAAGTCTGAGGTTACTGTATTTTATGTGGAGAATAAAATAAACGAACTTATATTAGAGAACAAAGCTCATGAAACTATTGAAAAAGGACTGGAAAATGTAACCTATTTCTATAAGAAAGTAAATTCCGATGCTGTAATAAAAGAAATAGAAAAAGAGATTGTAAAATCAAATTTTGATTTGTTAGTAATGATCCCAAAAAAGTATGGTTTTTGGGAATCTATAGTTCATAAAAGTAAAACAAGAGTTATGGCTTCGGGGTTAAACATTCCACTACTATCAATTCCGATAGAATAA
- a CDS encoding TetR/AcrR family transcriptional regulator, producing the protein MITKEELLTCSINKFTQFGSKHVSLDEIASTLGISKKTIYTFFKNKEDLVTSSLEQLLNEFSEEIDRLISDNKEDPIISVILIYKRGFEYLKYFKPSFIFGLKKYYPKASNFFEKFNEDLANKRIYNLLKQAQEAGNIKQEVNLELVVKIYFLRIDTVLFNNNNLFKLHQKEELFKHMVVYNLKGIITRNYSNPIFE; encoded by the coding sequence ATGATTACAAAAGAGGAGTTGTTAACGTGTTCTATAAACAAGTTTACACAATTTGGTAGTAAACATGTGTCCTTAGATGAAATTGCAAGTACACTTGGTATTTCTAAAAAAACAATTTACACCTTCTTTAAGAATAAAGAAGACTTAGTTACTAGTAGTTTAGAACAATTATTAAATGAATTCTCTGAAGAAATTGATAGGTTAATTTCCGATAATAAAGAAGACCCAATAATCAGTGTTATTTTAATATATAAAAGAGGGTTTGAGTATTTAAAATACTTTAAACCCTCTTTTATATTTGGTTTAAAAAAATACTATCCCAAGGCAAGCAATTTTTTTGAAAAATTCAATGAAGACTTAGCCAACAAGAGAATTTATAATTTACTAAAACAAGCACAAGAAGCTGGCAATATTAAACAAGAAGTGAACTTAGAATTAGTTGTGAAGATTTATTTTTTAAGAATTGATACTGTTTTGTTTAATAACAACAACTTGTTTAAGTTACACCAAAAAGAAGAGCTTTTTAAGCACATGGTAGTTTATAATTTAAAAGGCATAATTACAAGAAACTATTCTAATCCTATTTTTGAATAG
- a CDS encoding DUF2194 domain-containing protein produces MIIVGNRFINKYNQNPDSSSSIISNINLKNITLIELVTDPSDSISIDFAQHLNKIGDYSKFPIKEININEWNSPSYTIGETTRVIVVQNTLKLKGKTLEKLLTFVSQGGVLFVPNFIEDERMAYFYGLIKNGTRQKVDVPVGYYFDTNFLPNVKGTSYGEHIYHGGLNKFSFKDDVTILASAKNDRDYPAIIENNIGIGKVILFNTYEILRKQDRGLLYSALLKGLENIPYPIANVSTIFLDDFPSPLYNTKEEPIKSEMDLTVLDFVKNVWWPDMKKLSDTFNIKYTALTAFDYRNSIKPPFLFDQWDNHLIIENERKISVTDWIAKDIIKHGHDLGLHGYNHTSLQIETWKEPDYMRIALASAKKKWTISSIGDFPVSYVPPSNYIDSIGMSELGKAFPSIKYMCSLYLGDYNEGGNREFDEEKWNPNFFDYPRISSGYDLNEEHKFVQQSLYIYSGIWTHFVHPDDVYQIPGGDESSAGHFSLRNKQSLGWHKSKDGKPGLLSVFANYLHEMEEIFPLSRYVSAEEGAIITKDWRKSQYSFSKNESEYFVERIDNDKKGAYYWFLYSSHKNVKKIEAELLQKSEKFEKTPFLDGFLYSIKTTHPSLSINSGSLNTMLTNTVARKVIDDYRLYKDHNYKITNLLSTYVKSEPSENASVQEWTKHYVATENLDKASLLLKEKIDTEKRIDTSVFNEYYKYMAWQNKSKEAWLTLQNHIEEYPLTENIKYSRSLGLKNGYPNEIIRKQFLEKQINILNDKEILREYYRTFNTPENKKEVTEVLKKLRDVDPSLENEKFYLKHLIAYDPKQAITELNKYIPSESSSLWNMSEEISWLYANNKRYKKAYDWSKYTQKIAVVNKLYWLSEIKDFKTLRKEYIHFIANNPNDLKTKGEISKILLTNNQQIESWGIVSALPETVQKDTLKRALNEQVIYLNKITQKDLINRYANLFEVNVKKQIEKDIRLSENNSIEAETEIIGDNNSSTSFEKKITYTIKTDKLNSHSISVTNNDLYDVENTSFSDIDNVNKNVTGLEYKFSNQPTGKINYWVRGRVEKDKQDNIYYQAGVGASLPKEKSFTSLSANIYPVKTGPGYQKKIYQSRLAIYQENNVKNIFKTVVYAEGNHFSNSDLEGSITTRVVLDNSKDKMFKVLPQVEASFSKSNKDETKDYPYYLVDKRFFAGGGVGLKYGTEKSKLNIRVEGSTFIDNDLGDFNRFTGQASVKIGNFTKISAAAELSTQSQAYSNSFKLGLKHTF; encoded by the coding sequence ATGATAATAGTTGGAAACAGGTTTATTAATAAATACAATCAGAACCCTGATAGTTCATCCTCAATTATAAGTAATATAAATCTTAAAAATATTACCCTAATTGAATTAGTAACTGATCCTAGTGATTCTATTAGTATAGATTTTGCACAGCATTTAAATAAAATAGGTGATTATAGTAAGTTTCCTATAAAGGAAATTAATATAAATGAATGGAATTCTCCATCCTATACAATAGGAGAAACAACTAGGGTTATTGTTGTTCAAAATACCTTAAAACTTAAAGGTAAGACTTTAGAAAAACTATTAACATTTGTTTCGCAAGGTGGTGTACTTTTTGTGCCTAATTTTATTGAAGATGAACGAATGGCATACTTTTATGGATTAATCAAAAACGGTACTAGACAAAAAGTAGATGTGCCTGTAGGATATTATTTTGATACTAACTTTTTACCTAATGTTAAAGGAACTAGTTATGGTGAACACATTTATCATGGAGGTTTAAATAAGTTCAGTTTCAAAGATGACGTTACCATTTTAGCATCAGCAAAAAATGATAGGGATTATCCTGCTATAATAGAGAATAATATAGGTATAGGAAAAGTAATTTTGTTTAATACCTATGAAATTCTTAGAAAACAAGATAGGGGGCTTTTATATTCTGCATTGTTAAAAGGTTTAGAGAATATACCTTATCCTATTGCTAATGTTAGTACAATATTTTTGGATGATTTTCCTTCACCATTGTACAATACAAAGGAAGAACCTATCAAATCAGAAATGGATTTAACAGTGCTCGATTTTGTTAAAAATGTTTGGTGGCCAGATATGAAAAAATTATCTGACACTTTTAATATAAAATATACGGCATTAACGGCTTTTGACTATCGTAATAGTATCAAACCTCCTTTCTTATTTGATCAGTGGGATAATCATTTAATAATTGAAAATGAGCGAAAAATATCAGTTACTGATTGGATAGCTAAAGATATTATAAAACATGGGCATGATTTAGGTTTACATGGATATAATCATACATCACTTCAAATTGAGACGTGGAAAGAACCAGACTATATGAGAATCGCTTTAGCTTCAGCCAAGAAAAAGTGGACAATTAGTAGTATAGGTGATTTTCCAGTTTCATATGTTCCTCCTTCAAATTATATAGATAGTATTGGCATGTCAGAATTGGGTAAAGCATTTCCATCAATAAAATATATGTGTAGCCTTTATTTAGGTGATTATAATGAAGGTGGAAATAGAGAATTTGATGAAGAAAAATGGAATCCCAACTTTTTTGATTATCCTAGAATTAGTAGTGGCTATGATTTAAATGAAGAACATAAATTTGTACAACAATCTCTTTATATTTATTCAGGAATATGGACGCATTTTGTTCATCCTGATGATGTATATCAAATACCTGGTGGTGATGAAAGTTCAGCTGGACATTTTTCCTTGAGAAATAAACAAAGTTTAGGGTGGCATAAATCAAAGGATGGTAAACCAGGATTGTTAAGTGTATTTGCAAATTATTTACATGAAATGGAAGAGATATTCCCGTTGTCGAGATATGTATCAGCTGAAGAAGGGGCAATTATTACTAAAGATTGGAGAAAATCTCAATATTCTTTTTCAAAAAATGAAAGTGAGTATTTTGTAGAGCGTATAGACAATGATAAAAAAGGAGCGTATTATTGGTTCTTATATTCAAGTCATAAAAACGTTAAAAAAATAGAGGCAGAATTACTTCAAAAATCAGAAAAATTTGAAAAAACACCATTTTTAGATGGGTTTCTATATTCAATAAAAACAACACATCCCTCTTTAAGTATTAACAGCGGAAGCTTAAATACGATGCTTACAAATACGGTTGCAAGAAAAGTAATAGATGATTATAGACTCTATAAAGACCATAATTATAAAATAACAAATCTATTAAGTACATATGTTAAGTCTGAGCCAAGTGAAAATGCGTCTGTACAAGAATGGACTAAGCATTATGTGGCAACAGAAAATTTAGATAAAGCGAGCTTGTTACTAAAAGAAAAAATTGATACTGAAAAACGCATAGATACAAGTGTTTTTAATGAGTATTATAAATATATGGCATGGCAAAATAAATCAAAAGAAGCGTGGTTAACTTTACAAAACCATATTGAAGAATATCCATTGACAGAAAATATTAAATACTCTAGAAGTTTAGGTTTAAAAAATGGTTATCCAAATGAAATTATTAGAAAACAGTTTTTGGAAAAGCAAATTAATATTCTTAATGATAAAGAAATTTTAAGGGAATATTATAGAACATTTAATACTCCAGAAAATAAGAAAGAAGTTACCGAAGTATTAAAAAAGTTGAGAGACGTTGACCCTAGTTTGGAAAATGAAAAATTTTACTTAAAACATTTAATTGCATATGATCCAAAACAAGCAATTACGGAGCTTAATAAGTATATACCAAGTGAGAGTTCTAGCTTATGGAATATGTCTGAAGAAATAAGTTGGTTATATGCAAATAACAAAAGATATAAAAAAGCATATGATTGGTCTAAATACACTCAAAAGATTGCTGTAGTTAATAAATTGTATTGGCTTTCTGAAATCAAAGATTTTAAAACACTTAGAAAAGAATACATACATTTTATAGCCAATAATCCAAACGATTTAAAGACCAAAGGAGAAATAAGTAAAATTTTATTGACGAACAACCAACAAATAGAGTCTTGGGGTATCGTATCGGCATTACCTGAAACCGTACAAAAAGATACTTTAAAACGAGCTCTTAATGAACAGGTAATTTACCTTAATAAGATTACACAAAAAGACTTAATAAATAGATATGCAAATCTTTTTGAGGTAAACGTTAAAAAGCAAATCGAGAAAGATATTCGTTTATCTGAAAATAATTCAATAGAAGCAGAAACAGAAATTATAGGAGATAATAATAGTAGTACTTCATTTGAAAAGAAAATAACATACACTATTAAAACCGATAAGTTAAATTCTCATAGTATATCTGTTACTAACAATGATCTATATGATGTTGAAAATACTAGTTTTTCTGATATTGATAATGTAAATAAAAATGTAACCGGATTAGAATATAAATTTAGTAATCAGCCAACAGGAAAAATAAATTATTGGGTGAGAGGTAGAGTTGAAAAAGATAAACAAGATAATATCTATTATCAAGCAGGAGTTGGAGCTTCATTACCCAAAGAAAAAAGTTTTACTTCTTTAAGTGCAAATATTTACCCTGTAAAAACAGGTCCAGGGTATCAAAAGAAAATATATCAATCTAGATTGGCAATTTATCAAGAAAACAATGTTAAAAATATATTTAAAACTGTTGTTTATGCTGAAGGAAATCATTTTTCTAACAGTGATTTAGAAGGTTCAATTACAACAAGAGTAGTACTTGATAATAGTAAAGACAAGATGTTTAAAGTTTTACCACAAGTTGAGGCATCATTTTCTAAGAGTAATAAAGATGAAACTAAAGACTATCCATATTACTTAGTTGATAAACGTTTTTTTGCTGGAGGAGGAGTTGGTCTAAAATATGGTACAGAAAAAAGCAAGTTAAACATTAGGGTAGAAGGATCTACATTTATTGATAATGATTTGGGCGACTTTAACCGATTTACAGGTCAAGCATCCGTTAAAATTGGAAACTTTACAAAAATTTCAGCTGCGGCAGAGCTTTCCACGCAATCTCAAGCATATTCCAATTCTTTTAAATTGGGATTAAAACATACTTTTTAA